The Anolis carolinensis isolate JA03-04 chromosome 2, rAnoCar3.1.pri, whole genome shotgun sequence genome has a window encoding:
- the LOC134296092 gene encoding uncharacterized protein LOC134296092 yields MIIRPLNNLKDCGPALCFKSLRTPDIEDSFDSVMSELELDILRSEVEWALRSIAKNKAAGDDGIPAELFKILEGDAVKVMHAICQQIWKTQDWSSDWKKSIYIPIPKKGNAKECSNFRTVALISHASKVMLKILQGRLQQYIERELPDVQAGFRKGRGTRDQIANIRWIMEEAREFQKNICFCFIDYSKAFDCVDHNKLFLVVWGYQVTLSVS; encoded by the coding sequence atgataattcggcccctcaacaatctgaaggattgtggaccggccctttgctttaaaagtttgaggacccctgatatagaggatagctttgacagtgtgatgagtgaattagaactagacatcctgaggagtgaggttgaatgggccttaagaagcattgctaaaaacaaggcagcaggagatgacgggatcccagctgagctgtttaaaatcttggaaggtgatgctgtcaaggtgatgcatgccatatgccagcaaatatggaaaacacaagattggtcatcagattggaaaaaatcaatttatatccccataccaaaaaagggaaacgctaaagaatgctcaaacttccgtacagtggcacttatttcccatgccagtaaggtaatgctcaagatcctacaaggcagactccagcaatacatagagcgagagttgccagatgtccaagctgggtttagaaaaggcagaggaaccagagaccaaattgccaatatccgctggataatggaggaagccagggagtttcagaaaaacatctgtttctgctttattgactattctaaagccttcgactgcgtggatcataataaactattcttggtggtatggggatatcaagtcaccttgtctgtctcctga